A window of the Miscanthus floridulus cultivar M001 chromosome 14, ASM1932011v1, whole genome shotgun sequence genome harbors these coding sequences:
- the LOC136503769 gene encoding uncharacterized protein: MELFMMTHQQNGQWTSEESREVYDNATRKIMELESRPDANVVSDLEQNQIFQSTYKETRKIKSNKMHANGYLARYPTRKELLSEDYQRRLQQEEALIESFGRLQDRLEAQEVEREAERQEHRRQLEQMNKEREADREALRQAMLMLQAAQQQASVQKASTIVEPTENVAAAATIEGTQNVTTTMGEHMMHSQQVTQETSQPEQQPPSSAAKERLTRGRMTRSNLAANSGAVYTTAKQLKETTARKRSALSKKNTQTENLVVAEARESDEAEAPSVAEATKGEGEAPRTSEAEAMEAGASRTTEAEVAEAGAPGTTEAEVAEAGVGAVEPAAQEAENEAGKASVPPPVQDPPLSQESTREVEVHSISSDDTSRGKEVADAEAASTVEQPAPTSGEGSSALVWELKARSLGKSLFLRRERDVWDQLRRQKDLLANANELLAARSEQATPLAARIKLLEEELTQVAGERDTFRFRAEQVEASAKAVAEQLRAEQGAHLLTKGALAEALKVAEATWIEALAWKEKAEGLEREASRAAKASRIEVKD, translated from the exons ATGGAGCTTTTTATGATGACCCACCAACAAAATGGACAATGGACAAGCGAGGAATCTAGGGAAGTCTAT GACAATGCAACCAGGAAGATTATGGAGCTGGAGTCAAGGCCTGACGCAAATGTCGTCTCAGACTTGGAGCAGAACCAGATTTTCCAATCAACCTACAAGGAAACGAGAAAAATCAAATCAAACAAGATGCATGCTAATGGTTACCTTGCAAGGTACCCAACTAGAAAGGAGCTACTATCGGAGGACTACCAGCGCAGACTGCAACAGGAGGAAGCCCTCATTGAATCGTTTGGACGGCTGCAAGATAGACTAGAAGCTCAAGAAGTTGAAAGGGAAGCCGAGAGGCAAGAACATAGGCGTCAGCTTGAACAGATGAACAAGGAAAGGGAGGCTGATAGAGAAGCACTTAGGCAAGCTATGTTAATGTTGCAAGCAGCCCAACAGCAAGCTTCAGTACAAAAG GCTAGCACAATTGTGGAGCCAACTGaaaatgttgctgctgctgcaacaaTTGAGGGGACACAAAATGTAACAACTACAATGGGAGAACACATGATGCATAGTCAGCAG GTTACCCAAGAAACCAGCCAGCCAGAACAACAACCCCCTTCTTCCGCAGCTAAAGAACGTCTCACTAGAGGGCGCATGACTAGAAGTAATTTGGCAGCGAATTCGGGTGCTGTTTATACTACAGCAAAGCAACTGAAGGAAACTACGGCTAGGAAAAGATCTGCATTGTCCAAAAAAAATACACAG accgaaaatcttgtagtgGCTGAGGCTCGTGAGTCAGATGAAGCCGAGGCGCCctcagtcgctgaggccaccaagggcgagggcgaggcccctaggacctctgaggctgaggcgatggaggccggggcgtccaggaccaccgaggccgaggtggcagaggccggagctcccgggaccaccgaggctgaggtggcGGAGGCTGGCGTGGGCGCGGTGGAGCCGGCGGCCCAGGAAGCGGAAAATGAGGCGGGGAAAGCTTCAGTACCGCCCCCGGTCCAAGACCCACCGCTGTCGCAGGAGAGCacccgggaagtggaggtccattcgatctcctccgacgatacttcccgggggaaggaggtggcagatgccgaggcggccagcaccgtggagcagccggctccgacttctggcgagggaagctcagccctcgtgTGG gagctcaaggcccggtccctcgggaagtcattgttcctccggcgggagagggacgtctgggaccagcttcgaCGGCAGAAGGACTTACTCGCCAATGCCAATGAGCTTCTAGCGGCGCGGAgc gagcaggccacccctttggcggcgcggatcaagttgctggaggaggagctaacccaggtggccggcgagcgggacaccttcaggttcCGGGCCGAACAAGTggaggcctctgccaaggccgtcGCCGAGCAGCTCAGGGcggagcagggcgcgcacctgctgacgaaaggtgctctggctgaggccctcaaggtggccgaggccacCTGGATCGAGGCCTTAGcctggaaggaaaaggccgagg ggctggagagggaggcttctagggcggccaagGCCTCTCGAATTGAGGTCAAGGACTAG